In the genome of Vanacampus margaritifer isolate UIUO_Vmar chromosome 1, RoL_Vmar_1.0, whole genome shotgun sequence, one region contains:
- the kcnc4 gene encoding voltage-gated potassium channel KCNC4: MLSSVCVSSYRGRKSGNKPPSKSCLKEDMSRGEDSDKIIINVGGTRHETYKSTLRTLPGTRLAWLAHPEPQVGSEESCNSPPPPSSSAGGELFFDRHPGIFAYVLNYYRTGKLHCPADVCGPLFEEELAFWGIDETDVEPCCWMTYRQHRDAEEALETFEPPEPDDNADDEGDAPRRFGIEECPGRSRGCCEVWQPKIWALFDDPYSSKAARGVALASLFFILVSITTFCLETHEAFNELQNRTELVLVGNVTQTEERLEMVTKPVLTLVEGVCVLWFTFEFLVRIACCPDKLLFVKNSLNIIDFVAILPFYLEMGLSGLSSKAANDVLGFLRVVRFVRILRIFKLTRHFVGLRVLGHTLRASINEFLLLIIFLALGVLIFATMIYYAERIGASPHDPTGAHHTHFKNIPISFWWAVVTMTTLGYGDMYPQTWLGMMVGALCALAGVLTIAMPVPVIVNNFGMYYSLAMAKQKLPKKKNKHNPNPEAQTDTASFGKSDSNSCRESTQSDTCPLAADDSRADSKQNGDANVALSEEEGCSLTQPLSPSEKWSLRCPRGRDRTKKEATCFLLTPGEPSVHYETCKDKMSAPANYTKPNVTSRTGC, encoded by the exons ATGCTCAGCTCCGTGTGCGTTTCGTCTTACCGAGGACGCAAGTCCGGCAACAAGCCTCCGTCCAAATCATGTCTGAAGGAGGACATGTCCAGAGGCGAAGACTCGGATAAGATCATCATCAACGTGGGCGGCACCCGGCACGAGACCTACAAGAGCACCCTGCGCACCTTGCCGGGCACCCGCCTGGCGTGGCTGGCCCACCCGGAGCCGCAGGTGGGCTCGGAGGAGTCGTGCaactcgccgccgccgccgagcaGCAGCGCCGGCGGGGAGTTGTTCTTTGACCGCCACCCGGGCATCTTCGCCTACGTGCTCAACTACTACCGCACGGGCAAGCTGCACTGCCCGGCCGACGTGTGCGGGCCGCTCTTCGAGGAGGAGCTGGCCTTCTGGGGCATCGACGAGACGGACGTGGAGCCGTGCTGCTGGATGACTTACCGGCAGCACCGTGACGCCGAGGAGGCCCTGGAGACTTTCGAGCCACCCGAGCCGGACGACAACGCCGATGATGAGGGCGACGCACCGCGACGCTTCGGCATCGAGGAGTGCCCGGGCAGGTCCAGGGGATGCTGCGAAGTTTGGCAGCCCAAGATCTGGGCTCTCTTTGACGACCCCTACTCGTCCAAAGCGGCCAGG GGAGTGGCGCTGGCGTCCCTCTTCTTCATCCTGGTGTCCATCACCACCTTCTGCCTGGAGACCCACGAGGCCTTTAATGAGCTCCAGAACCGTACGGAGCTAGTGCTGGTGGGCAACGTGACGCAAACCGAGGAGCGCTTGGAGATGGTGACCAAGCCCGTCCTCACCTTGGTGGAGGGCGTATGCGTGCTGTGGTTCACTTTTGAGTTCCTGGTGCGGATCGCGTGCTGCCCGGACAAGCTGCTCTTCGTCAAGAACTCACTGAACATCATCGACTTCGTGGCCATCCTTCCTTTCTACTTGGAGATGGGTCTGAGCGGCCTGTCGTCCAAGGCGGCCAACGACGTCCTGGGTTTCCTACGGGTGGTCCGCTTCGTGCGGATCCTTCGGATCTTCAAGCTGACCCGACACTTTGTTGGTCTGCGCGTGCTCGGGCACACGCTAAGGGCAAGCATCAATGAGTTCCTGCTGCTCATCATCTTCTTGGCTTTGGGAGTTCTTATCTTCGCCACCATGATTTACTACGCCGAGCGGATCGGAGCCAGCCCGCACGACCCCACGGGCGCCCACCACACGCACTTCAAGAACATCCCCATCAGCTTCTGGTGGGCCGTGGTCACCATGACCACGCTAGGCTACGGAGACATGTACCCACAGACGTGGCTGGGCATGATGGTGGGGGCCTTGTGCGCCCTGGCCGGGGTGCTGACCATCGCCATGCCCGTGCCAGTCATCGTCAACAACTTTGGGATGTACTACTCGCTGGCCATGGCCAAGCAGAAGCTgcccaagaagaagaacaagcaTAACCCCAATCCCGAGGCTCAGACCGACACGGCGTCCTTTGGGAAGTCCGACAGCAACTCGTGCAGGGAAAGCACGCAGAGTGACACGTGTCCGCTGGCGGCCGACGACAGCCGAGCAG ATTCCAAACAGAACGGCGACGCAAACGTGGCCCTTTCCGAGGAGGAAGGCTGCAGCCTGACCCAGCCGCTGTCCCCCAGTGAAAAATGGTCCCTGCGCTGCCCCCGGGGGAGAGATCGCACCAAGAAAGAAGCCACCTGCTTCCTGCTCACCCCCGGAGAGCCCAGCGTCCACTATG AGACTTGTAAAGACAAGATGTCAGCCCCTGCAAACTACACTAAGCCAAATGTCACTTCACGCACCGGATGCTGA